Genomic segment of Sphingopyxis sp. QXT-31:
CGGGCTCAATATCCCGGGCAAGCCCGACGAACTCGAGGCGCATGTCCTGCCCGCCGGGCGCGTCCACGGCGGCCCGATCGGCTGGGTCAAGGCCGCGCTCGCGATCCGCAAGGGGCGGCGCATGGCGATCGACCTGATCGACGACTTCGATCCCGCGGTCGTCGTCGGTTTCGGCGGCTATCCCTCGCTCCCCAGCCTGCTCGCCGCCAAGGCGACCAAGCGCCCAAGCGTGATCCACGAACAGAACGCCGTGCTCGGCCGCACCAACCGGCTGATGGCGGGGCGGGTGAACGCCATCGCGGTCGCCTATCGCAACATCCACCGCTTCCCGCCCGCGCTCGTCGACAAGCGCCACCTCACCGGCAACCCGGTGCGCGCGGAAGTGATCGCGATCCGCGAGGAAGGCTATCCCCCGCTGCCCGAGGACGGCATCCTGCGCCTCCTCGTCGTGGGCGGCAGCCTCGGCGCCACGGTGCTCAGCGACGTCGTCCCCGCCGCGATCGCGATGTTGCCGCGCGCGCTGCTCGACCGGCTGCAGATCGTGCAGCAGGCGCGCGAGGCCGATCTCGAGGGCGTGCGCGCCAAATATGCCGAACTCGGGGTCGCCGCCGAATGCGCGCCTTACTTTGCCGACATCCCCGATCGCATGCGCTGGGCGCATCTGGTGATCGCGCGCGCGGGTGCCTCGACCGTCGCCGAACTCGCCTGCGCCGGCCGCCCCGCGGTGTTCATCCCCTATCCGCACGCGATGGACAATCATCAGACCTATAATGTCGCCGACCTGGTCGAGGCGGGCGGCGCGGTCTCCTTCGCGCAGCCCGACTTCACCCCGGCGTCGCTCGCCAAGCAGATCCAGCGCATGGCGCTCGAACCCGGCGCGCTCGAGGAAGCCGCGAGCCGCGCCGCGAGCTGCGGCCTGCCCGACGCAACGCGCGACCTCGCGGACCTCGTCGAATCGCTCGCCGCGCCGCCGATGATGGACGTGATCCGCGTCGGGGCCTCGTCGCGCAGCGCCGCGGTCGCCGCCGGCGTCGCCGCCACCCGTTCGGGAGACAAATGATGCGCGGCGTCGCGACCGACATCGGCACCATCCACTTCATCGGCATCGGCGGCATCGGCATGTCGGGCATCGCCGAGGTGATGCACAATCTTGGCTATCGGGTGCAGGGCAGCGACATCGCCGACGGCTATGTGATCGAGGGGCTGCGGGGGCGCGGGATCAAGGTCAGCATCGGGCATGAGGCGTCGAACGTCGACGGCGTCGCGGTGGTCGTGACCTCGACCGCGGTCAAGCGCGGCAATCCCGAGGTCGAGGCGGCGCTCGCCAGCCGTATCCCCATCGTCCGCCGCGCCGAAATGCTCGCCGAACTGATGCGCCTCAAATCGACCGTCGCCATCGCGGGCACGCACGGCAAGACGACGACGACCAGCCTCGTCGCGGCGCTGCTCGACGCGGGCGGGATCGACCCGACGGTGATCAACGGCGGCATCATCAACAATTATGGCTCGAACGCGCGCCTCGGCGCGTCGGACTGGATGGTGGTCGAGGCCGACGAGAGCGACGGCAGCTTCCTGCGCCTCGACGGGACGATCGCGGTCGTCACCAACATCGATCCCGAACATCTCGACCATTATGGCAGCTTCGACGCGATCAAGGACGCCTTCGTCGAGTTCATCGAGAACGTCCCCTTCTACGGCGCTGCGATGCTCTGCCTCGATCATCCCGAGGTGCAGGCGATCATCCCGCGCATCCGCGATCGCCGCATCGTCACCTATGGCTTCTCGGCGCAGGCCGACGTGCGCGGCACCAATGTGACGCCCGGCCCCGACGGCAACCGCTTCGACGTCGTGGTGCGCGACCGCGACGGCAACAGCCGGACGATCGAGGGCATCCACTTGCCGATGTCGGGGCGCCACAATGTCCAGAATGCGCTCGCCGCGATTGCCGTCGCGCTGCACATGGGCGTGACCGACGAAAAGATCGCCTCGGGCTTCAACGGTTTCGCCGGGGTCAAGCGCCGCTTCACCAAGGTCGGCGAGATCGCGACGGGTGAGGGCAATGTCACCGTCATCGACGATTACGCGCATCACCCCGTAGAAATCCGGGCGGTGCTTTCGGCAGCGCGCGAGGGCGTCGGCGCGGGGCGTGTCGTCGCAGTCGTCCAGCCACACCGCTTCACGCGCCTCCGCGATCATATGGACGATTTCCAGCAGGCGTTTAACGACGCCGACATCGTGCTCGCTTTGCCGGTTTACACCGCAGGCGAGGCGCCGATCGAGGGCGTGTCGTCCGAAGCGCTCGTCCAGGGCCTCCGCGACCGCGGGCATCGGCAGGCCTCGACCGTCGCCGATGCGGCAGCACTGGCTTCGAGCATCGCCGCCAGCATCGCGGCGGGCGATCTCGGTGCGGGCGACAAGATCATCTGCCTCGGTGCCGGCGACATCACCGAGATGGCGGCGGGTCTGGCGGCGGTGTTTGAGGGGCGCGGATGACCTCGGACCCCAAAACCGTTCGTCCTGAGCTTGTCGAAGGACCGTCCTCTTCTTCGGCGACGGAGAAAGGGAAGAACGGCCCTTCGACAAGCTCAGGGCAAACGGCATTTGATAACGTCCGCGGCAAGCTGACGGAAAAGGCGCCGCTCGCCCCGCTCGTCTGGTTCAAGTCGGGCGGCCCCGCCGACTGGCTGTTCGAACCCAGGGACGCCGACGACCTCGCCGACTTCCTGCGCGACCTCGACCCCGCCATCCCGGTGATGGCGCTCGGCCTTGGTTCGAACCTCATCGTCCGCGACGGCGGCTTCCCCGGCGTCGTCGTGCGGCTGGGCAAGGCCTTCGCCAAGGTCGAGGCCATCGACGCGACCACGCTGCGCTGCGGCGGCGGCGCCTCGGGCATCCTCGTCTCCTCGACCGCGCGCGACGCGGGCATCGCGGGCATGGAATTCCTGCGCTCGATCCCCGGCACCGTCGGCGGCTTCGTGCGCATGAACGGCGGTGCCTATGGCGGCGAGGTCAAGGACATCCTCGTCGACGCCGACATCGTCCTGCGCTCGGGCGAGCGCCGCACGCTCGCGCTGCCCGACCTCGGCTACACCTACCGCCACAGCGAACTCCCCGAAGGCGCCGTCGTCGTCGGCGCGACCTTCCGCGGGCGCCCCGGCGAACCCGCCGCCATCCAGGCCGAAATGGACCGTATCTCGGCCAGCCGTGAGGCGTCGCAGCCCTTGCGCTCGAAGACCGGCGGCTCGACCTTCAAGAACCCTGACGGCCACAAGGCGTGGCAGCTCGTCGACGAAGCCGGCTGCCGCGGTTTCGCGGTCGGCGGCGCGCAGGTCAGCGAAAAGCACACCAATTTCCTGATCAACAGCGGCGAGGCGACGAGCGCCGACATCGAGGCGCTCGGCGAGGAAGTCCGCCGCCGCGTGAAGGCGAAGAGCGGCATCGAACTGCAGTGGGAGATTCAACGCGTGGGAGTGGCGAAGTGAGCCGGGGTCCGTGGCATGTCGCCGTCCTGATGGGCGGCTGGTCCGCCGAACGCGATGTGTCGCTGATGAGCGGCAACGGCGTCGCCGACGCGCTCGAAAGCCGCGGCCATAAGGTCACGCGCATCGACATGGACCGCAACGTCGCTCGGAGGCTCGCCGACGCCAATCCCGATGTCGTGTTCAACGCCCTCCACGGCGTCCCCGGCGAGGACGGGACGGTGCAGGGCATGCTCGACCTGATGGGCCTCAAATATACCCACAGCGGCCTCGTCACCTCGGTGATCGCGATCGACAAGGAACTGACCAAGCAGGCGCTCGTCCCGCATGGCATCCCGATGCCGACGGGCACGATGGTCGATAGCGAAAGCCTGTTCGCCGTCGACCCGCTGCCGCGCCCCTATGTGCTGAAGCCCGTCAACGAGGGCTCGTCGGTCGGGGTCGCGATCGTCAAGGACGACAGCAATTACGGCAATCCGATCGCGCGCGAGGCGGTCGGCCCGTGGCAGGAGTTCGACCGCCTGCTCGCCGAACCCTTCATCAAGGGCCGCGAGCTCACCGTCGCGGTGCTCGGCGACCAGGCGCTCGGCGTGACCGAACTCCGCGTCAAGTCGGGCTTCTACGACTATGGCGCCAAATATACCGAAGGGCTGACCGAACATGTCTGCCCCGCCGAGGTGCCGGAAGAAGTGGCGCTACGGATGAAGGACCTCGCGGTCCAGTCGCACCGCCTGCTCGGCTGCAAGGGCGCCTCGCGCTCCGATTTTCGCTGGGACGACGAACATGGCCTCGCGGGCATCTTCCTGCTCGAGGTCAACACGCAACCGGGGATGACGCCGCTCAGCCTCGTGCCCGAACAGGCACGCGCGATCGGCATGGACTATGCGGAACTGGTCGAGCGCATCGTGGGGGAAGCATTATGAGCCAGAAGATCAAGCGGCCGACCTCGGCCCCGCGCCGCCCGGCGCGCGCGCCCAAGAAGCGCAAGACGATCCGGACGTCGCGGATCGACGCGCTGATCAACGCGCTGCCGATCAGCCCGCAGCGGCTGCAGCAGGTCGCCAACTGGACGATCGGCCTCGGCCTCTTCGCCGTCGTCGGCCTCGCCGCGCACGCCACCGGCGTCACCGCCAAGGTGCAGGAGGAATATGCCCAGGCGGTCGGCCGCGCGGGTTTCCAGGTCAAGAAGGTCGAGGTCGTCGGCGCCGACCGCATCGACCGGCTGAAGGTCTATGACATCGCGCTCGCGCAGAAGGACCGCTCGATGGCGGCGCTCGACCTCGAAGGGGTGCGCGCCGACCTCATGAAATATGGCTGGATCAAGGATGCGCGCGTCTCGCGCCGCCTGCCCGACACGCTCGTCGTCGACATCGTCGAGCGCACCCCCGCGGCGATCTGGCAGCATAATAATCGCCTGTCGCTGATCGACGAAAAGGGCGTCGTGCTCGAACCCGTCACCATCGCGACGATGCCCGACCTGCCGCTCGTCATCGGCCCGCGCGCCAACACCCGCGCGCAGGACCTCGACCGCCTGCTCGCCGAAGCGAGCTCCCTCAAGGAATTGCTCGCCGGCGCGACCTGGGTCGGCGACCGCCGCTGGGACCTCCGCTTCCGCAGCGGCGAGACGCTGTCGCTGCCCGAGGGCGAGGGCGAGGCCAAGAAGGCGCTCGCCAAATTCGCGCATATGGACGGCGCCAACCGGTTGCTCGGGCGCGGTATATTGCGTTTCGACATGCGCGACCCCGCGCGTTTCGTGCTACGCTTGCCGCACGAAGGGCAGGTGGCGCCCGCCAAGCTCGAGGGCGCGCGCGCCGCCGCCGACGCACTGGCCGCCGCGACCGCGGCCGAGGAAGGATAGGAGCCATGGCCCCGCCGCGGATCGAAAAGATCATCACCGCGCTCGACGTCGGGTCGTGGAAGGTGTGCGCCTTGATCGCGGGGCAGACCGCCGACGGCGCGCTGCACGTGCTCGGCACCGGCCAGCGCGAGAGCCGCGGCGTCCAGCGCGGCTATGTCGCCGACATGGAACAGACCGAGCATGTCGTGCGCGAGGCGATCGAACAGGCCGAGCGTATCGCGGGGCTCAACATCGACGACGTCTGGGTCGCCTTCTCGGCGGGCAGCCTGCTCAGCGACGTCGCGCCGATCGAAAGCGAGCTCGGCGGCCATCGCATCGAGCAGGAGGATGTCGACGACCTCCTCGCCGCGGGCCGCGCGGGCATCGATCCCGAGGGCCGCATGATCCTGCATGCCCAGCCCGCGCTCTACACGCTCGACGGCCTCACCGGGGTCAAGAACCCGATCGGGCTCCACGCCGACCGCCTGGGCGTCGACATCCACATCATAATGGCCGACGGGGCGCCGGTGCGGAACCTGGAGGCTGCTGTTCGGCAAGCGCATCTCGACGTCAACGCGGTCGTGGCGTCGCCGATCGCCGCGGGCCTTTCGTGCCTCTCCGACGAGGAACGCGACCTCGGCGTCGCGCTGGTCGAACTCGGCGCTGCGGTGACTACCGTGTCGCTCTACGCCGGCGGCATGCTCGTCGAGATGGCGTCCTTGCCCTTCGGGGCGAGCGACATCACCGACGACATCGCCTCGGCCTTCGGCATCCGCCGCAGCCAGGCGCAGCGCCTCCAGCATTTCTACGGCTCGGCCTCCGCCAGTCCGCGCGACAATAACGAGGTCATCGACCTCGAACCCGGCGCCCCCTCGGGCTCGGAATCGCCGCGCATCAACCGCGCGCAGCTCGTCTCGGTCATCCGCCAACGCCTCGACGCGATGATGGGAGAGATCGGCAGGACGCTGAAAGACTTGCATTTCGTCGGCCCGATCGGGCGCCAGGTGGTGCTCGTCGGCGGCGGCGCCGATTTGAAAGGCATCGCCGATTACACTCAGAG
This window contains:
- the murG gene encoding undecaprenyldiphospho-muramoylpentapeptide beta-N-acetylglucosaminyltransferase, whose product is MTATRHFLLAAGGTGGHMLPAYALAGELISRGHRVALVSDDRGLNIPGKPDELEAHVLPAGRVHGGPIGWVKAALAIRKGRRMAIDLIDDFDPAVVVGFGGYPSLPSLLAAKATKRPSVIHEQNAVLGRTNRLMAGRVNAIAVAYRNIHRFPPALVDKRHLTGNPVRAEVIAIREEGYPPLPEDGILRLLVVGGSLGATVLSDVVPAAIAMLPRALLDRLQIVQQAREADLEGVRAKYAELGVAAECAPYFADIPDRMRWAHLVIARAGASTVAELACAGRPAVFIPYPHAMDNHQTYNVADLVEAGGAVSFAQPDFTPASLAKQIQRMALEPGALEEAASRAASCGLPDATRDLADLVESLAAPPMMDVIRVGASSRSAAVAAGVAATRSGDK
- the murC gene encoding UDP-N-acetylmuramate--L-alanine ligase; translated protein: MRGVATDIGTIHFIGIGGIGMSGIAEVMHNLGYRVQGSDIADGYVIEGLRGRGIKVSIGHEASNVDGVAVVVTSTAVKRGNPEVEAALASRIPIVRRAEMLAELMRLKSTVAIAGTHGKTTTTSLVAALLDAGGIDPTVINGGIINNYGSNARLGASDWMVVEADESDGSFLRLDGTIAVVTNIDPEHLDHYGSFDAIKDAFVEFIENVPFYGAAMLCLDHPEVQAIIPRIRDRRIVTYGFSAQADVRGTNVTPGPDGNRFDVVVRDRDGNSRTIEGIHLPMSGRHNVQNALAAIAVALHMGVTDEKIASGFNGFAGVKRRFTKVGEIATGEGNVTVIDDYAHHPVEIRAVLSAAREGVGAGRVVAVVQPHRFTRLRDHMDDFQQAFNDADIVLALPVYTAGEAPIEGVSSEALVQGLRDRGHRQASTVADAAALASSIAASIAAGDLGAGDKIICLGAGDITEMAAGLAAVFEGRG
- the murB gene encoding UDP-N-acetylmuramate dehydrogenase; the protein is MTSDPKTVRPELVEGPSSSSATEKGKNGPSTSSGQTAFDNVRGKLTEKAPLAPLVWFKSGGPADWLFEPRDADDLADFLRDLDPAIPVMALGLGSNLIVRDGGFPGVVVRLGKAFAKVEAIDATTLRCGGGASGILVSSTARDAGIAGMEFLRSIPGTVGGFVRMNGGAYGGEVKDILVDADIVLRSGERRTLALPDLGYTYRHSELPEGAVVVGATFRGRPGEPAAIQAEMDRISASREASQPLRSKTGGSTFKNPDGHKAWQLVDEAGCRGFAVGGAQVSEKHTNFLINSGEATSADIEALGEEVRRRVKAKSGIELQWEIQRVGVAK
- a CDS encoding D-alanine--D-alanine ligase, which encodes MSRGPWHVAVLMGGWSAERDVSLMSGNGVADALESRGHKVTRIDMDRNVARRLADANPDVVFNALHGVPGEDGTVQGMLDLMGLKYTHSGLVTSVIAIDKELTKQALVPHGIPMPTGTMVDSESLFAVDPLPRPYVLKPVNEGSSVGVAIVKDDSNYGNPIAREAVGPWQEFDRLLAEPFIKGRELTVAVLGDQALGVTELRVKSGFYDYGAKYTEGLTEHVCPAEVPEEVALRMKDLAVQSHRLLGCKGASRSDFRWDDEHGLAGIFLLEVNTQPGMTPLSLVPEQARAIGMDYAELVERIVGEAL
- a CDS encoding cell division protein FtsQ/DivIB, yielding MSQKIKRPTSAPRRPARAPKKRKTIRTSRIDALINALPISPQRLQQVANWTIGLGLFAVVGLAAHATGVTAKVQEEYAQAVGRAGFQVKKVEVVGADRIDRLKVYDIALAQKDRSMAALDLEGVRADLMKYGWIKDARVSRRLPDTLVVDIVERTPAAIWQHNNRLSLIDEKGVVLEPVTIATMPDLPLVIGPRANTRAQDLDRLLAEASSLKELLAGATWVGDRRWDLRFRSGETLSLPEGEGEAKKALAKFAHMDGANRLLGRGILRFDMRDPARFVLRLPHEGQVAPAKLEGARAAADALAAATAAEEG
- the ftsA gene encoding cell division protein FtsA, which codes for MAPPRIEKIITALDVGSWKVCALIAGQTADGALHVLGTGQRESRGVQRGYVADMEQTEHVVREAIEQAERIAGLNIDDVWVAFSAGSLLSDVAPIESELGGHRIEQEDVDDLLAAGRAGIDPEGRMILHAQPALYTLDGLTGVKNPIGLHADRLGVDIHIIMADGAPVRNLEAAVRQAHLDVNAVVASPIAAGLSCLSDEERDLGVALVELGAAVTTVSLYAGGMLVEMASLPFGASDITDDIASAFGIRRSQAQRLQHFYGSASASPRDNNEVIDLEPGAPSGSESPRINRAQLVSVIRQRLDAMMGEIGRTLKDLHFVGPIGRQVVLVGGGADLKGIADYTQSALGRASRVGRPKGLIGLPDAHAGPAFATLAGLVLYAASDPVDLRDLPMMSQDVYRPRSTGIINRLMAALKSSF